From one Dysidea avara chromosome 9, odDysAvar1.4, whole genome shotgun sequence genomic stretch:
- the LOC136265656 gene encoding methyl-CpG-binding domain protein 4-like isoform X3: protein MGILRLATKTRTTGKKAIPVLKEFLAQYGSAEVTMKSDEQQISQLMEPLGLHHKRAQILMKFSKEYLTYNWEYPIELFGIGKYGNDSYKMFCVPEWNEVTPSDYMLNRYHRWVCHQFPQELTRSVRNHCSF, encoded by the exons ggaagaaggccattccagtTCTGAAAGAGTTTCTGGCACAATATGGTAGTGCAGAAGTGACAATGAAGTCTGATGAGCAACAAATATCTCAACTGATGGAGCCACTAGGGTTACACCATAAGAGAGCACAgattttaatgaaattttcaa AGGAGTACCTAACCTACAACTGGGAGTATCCTATTGAACTATTTGGTATTGGCAAGTATGGAAATGACTCGTACAAGATGTTCTGTGTACCGGAGTGGAATGAG GTCACACCTTCAGATTATATGTTGAATAGATACCACCGATGGGTGTGTCATCAGTTTCCTCAGGAGCTCACCAGATCTGTTAGAAACCACTGTTCATTTTGA